One genomic region from Eublepharis macularius isolate TG4126 chromosome 18, MPM_Emac_v1.0, whole genome shotgun sequence encodes:
- the LOC129345177 gene encoding cystatin-B-like, producing MLCGAVSSEPKAATAETQQLVQAVKAEVEEKEGKSFDVFSAVEFKTQMVAGINYFIKVQTGNDEYIHLRIHKSLPHENKPPKLTSYQSNKGKLEELSYF from the exons aTGCTGTGCGGCGCGGTGAGCAGCGAGCCCAAGGCGGCCACGGCCGAGACGCAGCAGCTGGTGCAAGCG GTGAAGGCAGAGGTAGAAGAGAAAGAAGGGAAGAGCTTTGACGTCTTCAGTGCAGTAGagtttaaaacacagatggttgCTGGAATAAACTACTTCATAAAG GTCCAAACTGGCAATGATGAATACATTCACCTACGAATTCACAAAAGCCTTCCTCATGAAAACAAACCACCGAAGCTCACCAGTTACCAAAGCAACAAGGGAAAGCTTGAGGAGCTATCTTACTTCTAG
- the CSTA gene encoding cystatin-A, whose amino-acid sequence MMPGGLTAVKPATPEIQQLADKVKPQLEAKENKKYPAYRAVEYRTQVVAGVNYFIKTEVGHGEYIHLRIYQQLPCNNGEISLTSYQTGKTASDPLNYFD is encoded by the exons ATGATGCCTGGAGGTTTAACAGCTGTCAAACCAGCTACGCCTGAGATTCAACAGCTGGCTGACAAG GTGAAACCTCAATTAGAAGCAAAGGAAAACAAGAAGTACCCTGCTTACAGGGCTGTAGAGTACAGAACACAGGTGGTGGCTGGTGTAAACTACTTTATTAAG ACTGAAGTGGGTCATGGCGAGTATATACACCTGCGTATATATCAGCAACTTCCGTGCAACAATGGGGAAATCTCCTTGACCAGTTACCAGACTGGCAAAACAGCGAGTGATCCACTTAATTACTTTGACTAG